In a genomic window of Gossypium arboreum isolate Shixiya-1 chromosome 9, ASM2569848v2, whole genome shotgun sequence:
- the LOC108456645 gene encoding uncharacterized protein LOC108456645 — protein sequence MEEPEHPTPFKSPPSSPPQRRQLCSHCDRPLPVCLCYALPATPLPTKTKILIIRHPHESRHKLNTTPLISKTLLNATTISSRRLLPHHLPNQSPPAIYLFPPSPNASAVTLSQLKSSNLLNYETTPLLLIVFDATWKHAKEMVSASEGVLKGRALRVCLDGVDENVTGGSIYDNELVLRKEPFGGCVSTLEAVARCLGVIEPNGDEVQGVLIGVLREMVRLQAGFLKPLKPRPKMLKKSKHKEEDNDQLG from the exons ATGGAAGAACCTGAACACCCCACCCCCTTCAAATCTCCACCATCGTCACCGCCGCAACGCCGCCAACTATGCTCTCATTGTGACCGGCCACTTCCAGTCTGCCTCTGCTACGCCCTCCCCGCCACCCCACTCCCAACCAAAACCAAAATCCTCATCATCCGCCACCCTCACGAGTCCCGGCACAAGCTCAACACAACCCCACTTATCTCCAAAACCCTCCTCAATGCCACCACCATCTCTTCCCGCCGCCTCCTCCCTCACCACCTCCCTAACCAATCCCCACCCGCCATCTACCTCTTCCCTCCTTCCCCTAACGCATCCGCCGTCACTCTATCCCAACTCAAATCCTCTAACCTCCTCAATTACGAAACTACTCCTCTCCTCTTAATTGTTTTCGATGCCACGTGGAAACATGCCAAGGAGATGGTGAGTGCCAGTGAAGGGGTTTTGAAGGGTCGCGCTTTAAGGGTTTGTTTGGACGGAGTGGATGAGAATGTGACGGGTGGGAGTATCTATGATAATGAATTGGTTTTAAGGAAAGAGCCCTTTGGTGGATGTGTTAGTACTCTGGAAGCTGTTGCTAGGTGCTTGGGAGTCATTGAGCCTAATGGAGATGAGGTTCAAGGAGTTTTGATTGGGGTCTTGAGGGAGATGGTGAGATTGCAAGCTGGGTTTTTGAAGCCTCTGAAACCTAGGCCCAAGATGCTGAAGAAGAGCAAGCATAAAGAAGAGGACAATGATCAGCTTG GCTAA